The Argonema galeatum A003/A1 genome includes a region encoding these proteins:
- a CDS encoding glutathione binding-like protein yields MIDLYTFTTPNGRKASVMLEEVELPYNVHKIDITKGDQFTPEYVTINPNSKIPSIVDRENDMAVFESGAILIYLAEKTGKFLPTDQKGRYQVLEWLMFQMGGVGPMFGQLNHFKRFAPEKIPYAIERYEKETLRLYGVLDKQLAENQFICGDYSIADIATYPWVATYEFQGLTLDNHPNLKRWVETVQQRPAVQKGMVVPA; encoded by the coding sequence ATGATTGACCTTTACACCTTTACTACACCTAACGGTCGCAAAGCTTCCGTCATGTTGGAGGAAGTCGAACTTCCCTACAACGTCCACAAAATTGACATTACCAAGGGCGATCAATTTACGCCTGAGTACGTGACGATTAATCCCAATAGCAAGATTCCCTCTATTGTCGATCGCGAAAATGACATGGCAGTTTTTGAGTCCGGTGCCATCTTAATTTACCTGGCTGAGAAAACTGGCAAATTCCTGCCCACCGACCAAAAAGGTCGTTATCAAGTTTTAGAGTGGTTAATGTTTCAAATGGGTGGCGTCGGGCCAATGTTTGGTCAATTAAACCACTTCAAGCGATTTGCACCAGAAAAAATTCCTTACGCCATTGAACGCTACGAAAAGGAAACATTGCGACTCTACGGCGTGTTAGATAAGCAATTGGCAGAAAATCAATTTATCTGCGGTGATTATTCAATTGCTGATATTGCTACCTATCCCTGGGTTGCAACTTATGAGTTTCAAGGACTAACTCTAGATAATCACCCAAATCTCAAACGCTGGGTAGAAACAGTGCAACAGCGACCCGCAGTACAAAAAGGAATGGTTGTTCCTGCTTAA
- a CDS encoding methylated-DNA--[protein]-cysteine S-methyltransferase, giving the protein MKSATVYDSKDYSRIAQAIAFMRQNHLSQPDLATVAQHIGLSEYHLQRLFTQWAGISPKRFLQYLTVEYAKSKITQTKSLLDLTLDVGLSSPGRLHDLFVNVEAMSPGEFKTGGSGLQIRYGIHDSPFDKYLLATTSRGICNLHFLDKSNDITAEQTLRRLWTNAEIIYDTQATQPLHDLIFNPNTFIDQKPLTLLVKGTNFQIQVWRALLRVPFGGIATYQNIAELIGRPTAARAVGNAVGNNPLAYLIPCHRVIRESGEIGGYRWGNERKAAILAWEALKDRSLS; this is encoded by the coding sequence ATGAAGAGTGCGACTGTCTACGATAGCAAAGATTACAGCCGAATTGCTCAGGCGATCGCTTTCATGCGGCAAAATCACCTTAGCCAACCCGATTTGGCAACTGTGGCACAGCACATCGGCCTTAGCGAGTATCATTTGCAACGGTTATTTACCCAGTGGGCAGGCATCAGTCCCAAACGTTTTTTGCAATATCTCACTGTTGAATATGCCAAGTCAAAAATTACCCAAACTAAAAGCCTTTTAGACCTGACCTTAGATGTGGGGCTGTCAAGTCCAGGACGATTGCACGATTTATTTGTGAACGTAGAAGCGATGTCTCCTGGTGAGTTCAAGACAGGAGGATCGGGTTTGCAAATTCGTTATGGCATTCATGACAGCCCATTTGATAAATACCTACTGGCGACAACATCTCGTGGTATTTGTAACCTGCATTTCTTAGATAAATCAAATGATATTACTGCCGAACAAACCCTGCGTCGGTTATGGACAAATGCTGAAATTATCTACGATACACAAGCCACTCAACCTCTGCACGACCTGATTTTTAATCCAAATACCTTCATTGACCAAAAGCCATTAACGCTTCTAGTCAAAGGTACTAATTTTCAGATTCAAGTTTGGCGGGCGCTTTTGAGAGTGCCGTTTGGAGGCATCGCAACTTATCAGAATATCGCCGAACTAATTGGTCGTCCAACTGCTGCTAGAGCCGTAGGCAATGCTGTGGGTAATAATCCTCTAGCCTATCTCATTCCCTGTCATCGCGTAATTCGAGAATCTGGGGAAATCGGCGGCTATCGCTGGGGCAATGAGCGTAAGGCAGCCATTTTGGCCTGGGAAGCTTTAAAAGATCGAAGTCTTTCATAG
- a CDS encoding MFS transporter, with protein sequence MLQLSRYQWTVLFAAWLGWGFDIFDNVLFNYVAPNCVPTLLGLTIGSPEAKAATLLWTGVLSSVLLLGWAVGGIIFGKVADRIGRTKTLLITMLLYAVGTAACAFAPNIWVLVLCRIVASLGIGGEWAAGASMVAEVMPERSRVEAGVLLNTAASAGPFLASFLNFQIAGVLLPESPETSWRFVFLFGLIPAAVAVIVRLFVKEPERWQKVAENVDPARIRELFQLPNRAATISGLAIATIALITLTNCLAFMPAIASGLASSVALERGLNLAATQSLIEQWKAIATNSCSIGSLIGTLLTVPAAKYLGRKIMFSIYFVLSSLTILIDFGLPLSPETRLYFYFFIGLTVAGVFGSFTYYLPELFPTRLRATGAGFCYNAGRVFAAIGPLLIGYLASQGTNTLSTAIDTLFWVGFIPLLGIAFMPWAIETKGLVLAD encoded by the coding sequence ATGCTGCAATTAAGTCGCTATCAATGGACTGTACTGTTTGCCGCGTGGCTGGGTTGGGGCTTTGATATTTTCGACAACGTACTATTCAATTATGTTGCTCCCAACTGCGTGCCTACCCTATTGGGCTTGACTATCGGTTCGCCGGAAGCTAAAGCAGCAACCCTTTTGTGGACTGGTGTTTTGAGTTCCGTTCTATTGTTGGGTTGGGCAGTTGGAGGGATAATTTTCGGAAAAGTAGCCGATCGCATCGGTCGCACTAAAACCCTCCTGATCACCATGCTACTCTACGCTGTGGGGACTGCTGCCTGCGCCTTTGCTCCCAATATCTGGGTTTTGGTGCTGTGTAGGATCGTAGCGAGTCTGGGTATAGGTGGCGAATGGGCGGCGGGCGCATCAATGGTGGCGGAAGTAATGCCGGAGCGATCGCGTGTAGAAGCAGGAGTGCTTTTAAATACTGCGGCATCGGCTGGGCCATTTTTAGCCAGCTTCCTTAATTTCCAAATCGCTGGCGTGCTATTACCGGAAAGTCCCGAAACTTCTTGGCGCTTTGTATTTCTATTTGGTTTGATTCCGGCGGCTGTTGCTGTGATTGTGCGCTTATTTGTCAAAGAGCCAGAACGTTGGCAAAAAGTAGCCGAAAACGTCGATCCTGCTAGAATTCGGGAACTTTTTCAACTCCCCAACCGAGCCGCGACGATTAGCGGTTTAGCGATCGCAACGATCGCTTTGATCACTTTAACGAATTGTCTTGCTTTCATGCCCGCAATTGCCTCTGGATTAGCCTCCTCAGTTGCGCTAGAGAGGGGATTGAATCTTGCGGCGACCCAATCTCTAATCGAACAATGGAAAGCGATCGCCACCAATAGCTGTAGCATTGGCAGTTTGATTGGCACCCTACTAACAGTACCAGCTGCTAAATACTTGGGGCGAAAGATCATGTTTTCCATCTACTTTGTTTTATCTTCTCTCACAATCCTGATTGATTTCGGGTTACCATTATCTCCAGAAACCCGCCTTTACTTTTACTTTTTCATTGGCTTGACTGTAGCTGGAGTTTTTGGGAGTTTCACCTACTACCTACCAGAATTGTTTCCGACTAGACTGCGGGCAACTGGTGCTGGTTTTTGCTACAATGCAGGGCGGGTATTTGCAGCGATCGGGCCTTTATTAATCGGATATCTAGCATCTCAAGGCACAAATACTTTATCTACTGCTATAGATACTTTGTTTTGGGTTGGTTTTATCCCCTTGCTGGGAATCGCCTTCATGCCTTGGGCGATCGAAACTAAGGGACTGGTTTTAGCTGATTGA